From the genome of Geobacter sp. SVR, one region includes:
- a CDS encoding B12-binding domain-containing radical SAM protein, with translation MKLLFVSPGWPKGRLWGELSFKFPSLSLAAIAAVTPPEWQLDFCDDSFEKLDYSCGADIVALTAMTAQINRAYEIADAFRARGTTVVMGGYHVSTMPDEALEHADAVVVGEGELVWPQLLSDWAAGRLKPRYQAGQLMDMVQVPAARREIYTHKKYLLTNTLQTTRGCPHDCEFCSVTAFYGRKYRKRPIELVLSELEQMRARNSFAFFVDDNIVADRRYSLALFQGMKGMGLKWLSHSPIDFARDPELMKAAGESGCLGMFIGFESLDQDRLSAMGKTTNSAQSYLEDARAFRDHGIGILGSFVLGYDGDTPEVFEKTLRFCEQARLESAIFPILTPYPGTSVRRRLEQEGRILSNDWRDYDMEHVTFRPSGMTVEQLQQGYEQLCRDFYSFPSMYRRIFKLHRSVQVFGPMNFGFRGALRRKVPGA, from the coding sequence ATGAAACTGTTGTTCGTCTCCCCCGGATGGCCCAAGGGCAGGCTGTGGGGTGAGCTTTCCTTCAAGTTCCCCTCCCTTTCCCTGGCCGCCATCGCCGCCGTAACTCCGCCCGAGTGGCAGCTCGACTTCTGCGACGACAGCTTCGAGAAACTCGATTATTCCTGCGGTGCCGATATCGTGGCCTTGACCGCCATGACCGCCCAGATCAATCGCGCCTACGAGATCGCCGATGCCTTCCGCGCTCGGGGTACTACCGTGGTGATGGGGGGGTACCATGTCAGCACCATGCCGGACGAGGCCCTGGAGCATGCCGATGCGGTGGTGGTCGGTGAGGGGGAGCTGGTCTGGCCCCAACTGCTGTCCGATTGGGCGGCGGGTCGGCTCAAGCCGCGGTATCAGGCAGGCCAACTGATGGACATGGTCCAGGTCCCGGCAGCCCGGCGCGAGATCTATACCCACAAGAAATATCTGCTGACCAATACCCTCCAGACCACCCGCGGCTGTCCGCACGACTGCGAGTTCTGCTCGGTGACCGCCTTCTACGGCCGCAAATACCGCAAACGCCCGATCGAGCTGGTTCTGAGCGAACTGGAGCAGATGCGCGCCCGCAATTCCTTTGCCTTTTTCGTGGACGACAACATCGTGGCCGACCGCCGCTATTCGCTGGCGCTGTTCCAGGGCATGAAAGGGATGGGCCTGAAATGGCTGTCCCATTCTCCCATCGATTTTGCCCGCGATCCGGAACTGATGAAGGCGGCCGGGGAATCGGGCTGCCTGGGCATGTTCATCGGTTTCGAATCCCTTGACCAGGACCGACTCTCGGCCATGGGCAAGACCACCAACAGCGCCCAATCATACCTGGAGGACGCCCGGGCCTTCCGCGACCATGGCATCGGTATCCTTGGCTCGTTCGTGTTGGGTTACGACGGCGATACCCCGGAGGTGTTCGAGAAGACCCTGCGCTTCTGCGAACAGGCTCGTTTGGAGTCGGCCATCTTCCCGATTCTCACCCCGTATCCCGGCACCAGTGTGCGGCGCCGCCTGGAACAGGAGGGGCGCATTTTATCCAACGACTGGCGCGATTACGACATGGAGCATGTCACCTTCCGGCCGTCCGGCATGACCGTGGAACAGTTGCAGCAGGGCTACGAGCAGCTCTGCCGCGACTTTTACTCCTTCCCTTCCATGTACCGCCGTATTTTCAAGCTGCACCGTTCGGTACAGGTCTTTGGCCCGATGAATTTCGGGTTCCGTGG
- a CDS encoding B12-binding domain-containing radical SAM protein, whose product MNILLLRPHPGNDRFGLGPFFCVEPLGMEYLGSALRSGGHTVTLADLRFRPGVATWVRRTRPRMVGIGCLHALEFDRVIETAREVRRASPEVFIVVGGHAAAAYPAALECDAIDAIVVDDGEEVVPALAVAVDKGQRLDQVPALRLRTAEGWISTPPLLQRTSLDLVPLPARDLVERHRSGYHCLLFKPVWLIETARGCPHHCSFCSVWQLYGRSCRERSLDAVVDDFAASGDAVFVADDLFWYNAPRSLELARALKRRGIYKRWILVQTRTDLIRKSADLMEAWRPLAKDFDIFLGLEAASDKGLNNLDKEAGLEDSIEAVRIARSLKYGINGNFLVDPDWDETDFQQLWQFVEQYSLQRAGFTILTPLPGTEYFDQVRSRTAGQQWSNFDMHHLLWEPRLGAERFFDLYAETWRRSILNTAGDKGIMDWIRQVRPAQIPYIIRVLWRTQRMMKPAEYLREHCSTRPIATAKESSAL is encoded by the coding sequence ATGAACATTCTGCTCCTGCGTCCCCATCCCGGCAACGACCGCTTCGGTCTGGGGCCGTTCTTTTGCGTGGAGCCGCTGGGAATGGAATATCTCGGCAGCGCACTCCGCTCGGGGGGGCACACCGTCACGCTTGCCGATCTGCGCTTCCGCCCCGGAGTCGCCACCTGGGTCCGGCGCACCCGCCCCCGGATGGTCGGCATCGGCTGTCTGCACGCCCTGGAGTTTGACCGGGTGATCGAAACCGCCCGCGAGGTCCGGCGTGCCAGCCCCGAGGTATTCATCGTGGTAGGGGGGCATGCGGCTGCCGCCTATCCTGCTGCTCTGGAATGCGACGCCATCGACGCCATTGTTGTTGATGACGGCGAAGAGGTCGTGCCGGCCCTTGCCGTCGCGGTCGACAAGGGGCAGCGGCTCGACCAGGTGCCGGCCCTGCGGCTGAGAACCGCAGAGGGCTGGATCAGTACTCCCCCCCTTCTGCAGCGCACCAGCCTGGATCTGGTACCGCTGCCGGCCCGCGATCTGGTGGAGCGGCACCGCTCCGGCTACCATTGCCTGCTCTTCAAGCCGGTCTGGCTGATTGAAACCGCCCGCGGCTGTCCCCATCACTGTTCCTTCTGCTCGGTCTGGCAGTTGTACGGGCGTTCCTGCCGTGAACGCAGCCTGGATGCGGTGGTTGATGATTTTGCCGCTAGCGGTGACGCCGTGTTCGTGGCTGACGACCTGTTCTGGTACAACGCCCCCCGCAGCCTGGAGCTGGCCCGGGCCCTGAAACGGCGCGGCATCTACAAACGCTGGATTCTGGTGCAGACCCGTACCGACCTGATCCGCAAGAGCGCCGACCTGATGGAGGCCTGGCGCCCGCTGGCCAAGGATTTCGACATTTTCCTGGGGCTGGAGGCAGCCAGCGACAAGGGCTTGAACAACCTCGACAAGGAAGCCGGTCTTGAGGACAGCATCGAGGCGGTCCGCATTGCGCGCTCCCTCAAATACGGGATCAACGGCAATTTTCTGGTGGACCCCGATTGGGACGAGACCGATTTTCAGCAGCTATGGCAATTTGTAGAACAGTACAGCCTGCAGCGGGCCGGTTTCACCATCCTGACCCCGCTGCCGGGCACGGAATACTTTGACCAGGTTCGCAGCCGCACCGCCGGTCAGCAATGGTCGAATTTCGATATGCACCATCTGCTGTGGGAGCCCCGTCTGGGGGCGGAGCGCTTCTTCGACCTGTACGCCGAAACCTGGCGCCGCTCGATCCTCAACACCGCCGGTGATAAGGGCATCATGGACTGGATCCGCCAGGTGCGGCCGGCCCAGATCCCCTACATCATCCGGGTGCTGTGGCGGACCCAGCGCATGATGAAGCCCGCCGAGTACCTGCGCGAGCATTGCTCCACCCGTCCCATCGCCACTGCCAAGGAGTCTTCCGCGTTATGA
- a CDS encoding phosphopantetheine-binding protein translates to MSDELIPKVKQMIIDSLRIEGMAPEEIDSDAPLFGEGLGLDSIDALQLVVAMEKEFGTVVPDAATGSKVFASVRSMAAYIREKQA, encoded by the coding sequence CAGACGAGCTGATTCCGAAAGTAAAGCAGATGATTATCGACAGCCTGCGGATCGAGGGCATGGCTCCCGAAGAGATCGACAGCGACGCGCCGCTGTTCGGGGAAGGGCTTGGACTCGACTCGATCGACGCGCTTCAGCTGGTGGTAGCCATGGAAAAGGAGTTCGGCACTGTTGTGCCGGATGCTGCCACCGGCAGCAAGGTCTTTGCCTCGGTCCGTAGCATGGCGGCCTACATCCGGGAAAAGCAGGCGTGA